One Ignavibacterium album JCM 16511 genomic region harbors:
- the aroC gene encoding chorismate synthase → MIRFLTAGESHGKALTTIVDGFPSNFKLNSEYINYQLKRRQSGYGRGLRMKIENDKVEILSGVRFGKTLGTPISLIIKNNDWENWQTKMSVTEVDEHIEKITIPRPGHADLVGISKYNFDDIRNSIERSSARETAARVAAGSVARKFLEEFGIHIGSYVESIGGIYSKEDFYEKLFKNDLQPSFTGKKLNLQSDKSQVRVLDEEQEKKIINKIKLAKKNGDTLGGTFIVVATGVPVGLGSFVQYDRRIDAEIAHSIMSINAVKGVEIGAGFYSAENFGSQSHDEIIISKNKFSRKTNRAGGIEGGITTGLPIIVRAAMKPIATLMSPIESVDLSKMKKVLSRRERSDFVAVPACAVIAESMLAWSVAKFFLEKFGGDSIEETKENYLNYNSKLFNRVRKNFKGK, encoded by the coding sequence ATGATAAGATTTCTTACTGCAGGCGAATCACACGGTAAAGCTCTCACAACTATTGTTGATGGCTTTCCTTCCAACTTTAAATTAAATTCCGAATATATCAATTATCAGCTAAAGCGAAGACAATCAGGTTATGGACGGGGTCTTCGGATGAAAATTGAAAATGATAAAGTTGAGATTTTATCAGGAGTCAGATTTGGCAAAACATTAGGAACGCCAATTTCGTTAATCATAAAAAATAATGATTGGGAAAACTGGCAAACGAAAATGTCAGTAACTGAAGTTGATGAGCATATAGAGAAAATTACAATTCCAAGACCCGGTCACGCAGATTTAGTGGGAATTTCGAAATACAATTTCGACGATATAAGAAACTCTATTGAAAGATCATCTGCCAGAGAAACAGCAGCAAGAGTAGCTGCCGGTTCAGTTGCAAGAAAATTTTTGGAAGAATTTGGAATACACATCGGGAGTTATGTTGAAAGTATTGGTGGAATATATTCGAAGGAAGATTTCTATGAAAAACTTTTCAAGAATGATTTACAACCTTCATTCACAGGTAAAAAATTGAATCTTCAATCTGATAAAAGTCAGGTAAGAGTTCTTGATGAGGAACAGGAAAAAAAGATAATTAACAAAATAAAACTTGCAAAGAAAAACGGGGATACTTTGGGCGGAACATTTATTGTTGTTGCAACCGGAGTTCCAGTTGGTCTGGGTTCATTCGTTCAGTATGACCGAAGAATAGATGCAGAAATTGCTCATTCGATAATGTCAATAAATGCAGTTAAGGGAGTTGAGATTGGTGCCGGTTTTTACTCAGCAGAAAATTTTGGTTCTCAATCACATGATGAAATTATAATTTCTAAAAATAAATTTTCCAGAAAGACAAATCGGGCTGGAGGAATTGAGGGAGGAATTACAACTGGTCTTCCGATAATTGTTCGTGCAGCGATGAAACCGATAGCAACGCTAATGTCACCAATTGAATCAGTAGATTTAAGTAAAATGAAAAAAGTTCTCTCAAGGAGGGAACGAAGTGATTTTGTTGCAGTACCCGCTTGTGCTGTAATAGCTGAATCTATGCTTGCCTGGTCAGTTGCAAAATTTTTTCTGGAAAAATTTGGTGGAGATTCAATTGAAGAAACAAAAGAAAATTATCTTAACTACAATTCCAAATTATTCAACAGGGTCAGAAAAAACTTTAAAGGTAAGTGA
- a CDS encoding Do family serine endopeptidase translates to MKVNKKGIISAILLVSIGIVFGALLVSGFGFVRPGLADINLGAKIPPVNLDADATSFSKAFIEVAEKVTPAIVQITVVAERENPHEDFFFFPFKDLPEEQRGSGSGIIISEDGYILTNNHVVEKATKVTVNLADKRTFDAEVVGTDPLTDLAVIKIDAKNLTVAYLGDSDNLKVGQWVMAIGNPLSLSSTVTAGIVSAIGRGQLGLIRDSYGVENFIQTDAVINPGNSGGALVDLSGAVVGVNSAIATRGTGTYIGYGFAIPINLAKTVAQEIIAYGKVNRGYIGINIGEVDNAIAKSVGLDKPRGIIINGIIEGGAASETDLKSGDIILKIDGKEVNKPNELQSYVASKTAGTTVKLTIFRDGKELERKVILKPRDEKTKAEPVAKKDNKDSDKGGKKDIISLDNIGMTVRNLTQKEKDTYKVSDGIIITDVKSFSKADDQRLFKGLVIVEADRKPVEDVEQFRKLIDSRKGSAVLLKVQDADGNSRFVGLEIPE, encoded by the coding sequence ATGAAAGTAAATAAAAAAGGAATTATAAGTGCAATACTGCTGGTTTCTATTGGAATTGTCTTCGGCGCTTTATTAGTATCAGGTTTTGGATTTGTTCGACCAGGATTAGCAGACATTAATCTCGGTGCAAAAATTCCACCCGTAAATCTTGATGCTGATGCGACTTCATTCTCTAAAGCATTTATCGAAGTTGCAGAAAAAGTAACTCCTGCAATTGTTCAGATTACAGTAGTTGCTGAAAGAGAAAATCCACACGAAGACTTTTTCTTTTTCCCATTCAAAGATTTGCCTGAAGAACAACGAGGAAGTGGCAGTGGAATTATAATTTCAGAAGATGGTTATATTTTAACAAATAATCATGTTGTTGAGAAAGCAACAAAAGTTACAGTTAATCTCGCAGATAAAAGAACCTTCGATGCTGAAGTTGTTGGAACTGATCCTTTGACAGATTTAGCAGTTATAAAAATAGATGCAAAAAATCTTACCGTTGCTTATCTCGGTGACTCAGATAACTTAAAAGTTGGTCAATGGGTAATGGCAATAGGAAATCCACTTTCACTCAGTTCAACTGTTACTGCAGGAATTGTATCCGCAATTGGTCGTGGTCAACTTGGCTTAATCAGAGATAGTTATGGAGTCGAAAATTTCATTCAAACAGATGCCGTAATTAATCCTGGCAACAGCGGCGGAGCTTTGGTTGATTTATCAGGTGCTGTAGTAGGCGTAAATAGCGCAATTGCAACAAGAGGTACAGGAACATACATTGGTTATGGTTTTGCGATTCCTATCAATCTTGCTAAAACAGTTGCTCAGGAAATTATAGCTTATGGAAAAGTTAACAGAGGATACATTGGTATTAACATCGGCGAAGTTGATAACGCAATTGCAAAATCTGTTGGATTAGATAAACCAAGAGGAATAATTATTAATGGAATAATTGAAGGCGGTGCTGCTTCAGAAACAGACTTAAAGTCCGGAGATATAATTCTTAAAATAGATGGCAAGGAAGTCAATAAACCAAATGAACTTCAAAGCTATGTTGCTTCGAAAACTGCCGGAACAACTGTTAAATTAACAATCTTCAGAGATGGAAAAGAATTGGAAAGAAAAGTAATTCTAAAACCAAGGGATGAAAAAACAAAGGCTGAACCGGTTGCAAAGAAAGATAATAAAGATTCAGACAAAGGTGGAAAGAAAGACATCATATCACTTGATAACATCGGAATGACAGTAAGAAATCTTACTCAGAAAGAAAAAGATACTTATAAAGTTTCCGATGGAATTATTATCACTGATGTAAAAAGTTTCAGCAAGGCAGATGATCAAAGATTATTCAAAGGTCTGGTTATTGTTGAAGCTGACAGAAAACCAGTCGAAGATGTTGAACAGTTCAGAAAACTTATTGACAGTAGAAAAGGGAGTGCAGTTTTATTAAAGGTTCAGGATGCAGATGGCAACTCAAGATTCGTCGGATTAGAAATTCCTGAATAA
- the recO gene encoding DNA repair protein RecO, whose translation MSEIIKTQAVVLGKMNYSDSSLIVTLYTEHNGKISAIVKGARSPKSKLALIFDTLNHIEVIFYKKESRELQIVSSADLISYYPNIKSDLESTKYAFAVLELVRNLTIENESNNRLFKGLLKILDHFENKKEAPSILFARFFMFLITETGYEIMIDKCSICNKELNPDSSVGYNFTTGFICNECLQSHSGFEKIESELFKFLYCLKNKKFLNSLKVKTIDDGNFFLEKYVREHIPDFKGIQSLSMFK comes from the coding sequence ATGAGTGAGATAATAAAAACACAAGCAGTTGTTCTCGGAAAAATGAACTACAGTGATAGTAGTTTAATTGTTACACTTTATACTGAACATAACGGAAAAATTTCTGCTATAGTAAAAGGTGCCCGCTCACCAAAATCAAAACTTGCTTTGATTTTTGATACATTAAATCATATTGAGGTTATATTTTATAAAAAAGAATCCAGAGAATTGCAAATTGTTTCTTCTGCCGACTTAATTTCATATTATCCGAATATTAAATCTGACCTTGAGTCAACAAAATATGCTTTCGCAGTTCTGGAACTTGTTCGAAATCTGACAATTGAAAATGAATCGAACAATCGTTTGTTCAAGGGACTTTTAAAAATTCTTGATCATTTTGAAAATAAGAAAGAAGCTCCTTCAATACTATTTGCAAGATTTTTTATGTTTCTAATTACTGAAACAGGTTACGAAATAATGATTGATAAATGCAGCATTTGTAATAAGGAATTAAATCCCGATTCTTCAGTCGGATATAATTTTACAACAGGATTTATTTGTAATGAATGTCTTCAGTCTCATTCCGGATTCGAAAAAATTGAATCGGAACTTTTCAAATTTCTTTATTGTCTAAAGAACAAGAAATTTCTGAATAGTTTGAAGGTCAAAACAATTGATGATGGGAATTTCTTTCTGGAGAAATATGTTAGAGAACATATTCCTGACTTTAAAGGAATTCAATCCCTGAGTATGTTCAAATAG
- the mtnA gene encoding S-methyl-5-thioribose-1-phosphate isomerase — protein sequence MKNNSYFPLKFENDYLIFIDQTKLPLQENYISTDDYNRIAEAIERLEIRGAPLIGIAAAYACALAFKNKNEKDDNYFNKVYNRLASTRPTAVNLFYALKEIEKVYSSIDDINIYEYLLLTAHKIFSDEEKFSEKIAKNGLNIFLKRSNVLTHCNTGALATAGFGTAFAIVKNAFDHQLINHVYVDETRPLLQGLRLTAFELEKNEIPFTVQTDSSAAVLMQEGKIDLVITGADRIALNGDSANKIGTYNLAILCNFHNIPFYIAAPSTTIDRTIATGAEIAIEFRSSKELLFVGDKQIGKESYHCFCPAFDVTPSHLIRGIITEEGVFSFPYNFIR from the coding sequence ATGAAGAATAATTCTTACTTTCCGCTAAAATTCGAAAATGATTATCTGATTTTTATTGATCAGACAAAACTCCCTTTACAGGAAAATTATATCTCAACTGATGATTACAACAGAATAGCAGAAGCAATTGAACGCCTTGAAATAAGAGGAGCTCCTTTAATTGGAATAGCAGCAGCTTATGCTTGTGCTTTGGCTTTCAAAAATAAAAATGAAAAGGATGATAATTATTTTAATAAAGTTTACAACAGACTTGCATCCACAAGACCTACTGCGGTTAATTTATTTTATGCTTTGAAAGAAATTGAAAAAGTTTATTCCAGTATAGATGATATTAATATTTATGAGTACCTGCTACTAACTGCGCATAAAATTTTTTCTGATGAAGAAAAATTCTCTGAGAAGATTGCAAAAAATGGTTTGAATATTTTCCTGAAGAGATCAAATGTTCTTACGCATTGTAACACAGGTGCTTTAGCAACTGCCGGTTTCGGAACTGCTTTTGCAATTGTTAAAAATGCTTTTGACCATCAACTTATAAATCATGTTTATGTAGATGAAACCCGACCATTGCTCCAGGGATTGCGATTAACTGCATTTGAATTAGAAAAAAATGAAATTCCATTTACTGTTCAAACAGATTCTTCTGCTGCAGTTCTGATGCAGGAAGGCAAAATAGATTTGGTAATAACTGGTGCAGACAGAATCGCTTTAAATGGAGATTCAGCTAATAAAATTGGAACTTATAATCTCGCTATCCTTTGCAATTTTCACAATATTCCATTCTACATCGCTGCTCCATCAACTACTATTGACAGAACAATTGCTACAGGTGCTGAAATTGCTATTGAGTTCAGAAGTAGTAAAGAGCTTTTATTTGTTGGTGATAAGCAGATTGGAAAAGAATCATACCATTGTTTTTGTCCTGCATTTGATGTAACTCCTTCGCATCTTATAAGAGGTATTATTACCGAAGAAGGTGTGTTTTCTTTTCCATATAACTTCATAAGATGA